GCTGGCGTTGTTGCTCACCGCGGTGATGGATTTCAATGGCCAATCGGTTCTCTGGCAATTGCTCCTCAATCAAACTTGCCCATTCAACCACCGTAACACCTTCGCCATGGAAATATTCCTCAAAGCCAAGATCCTCGTCACTACCTTCTAACCGGTAAACATCCATATGATATAACGGTAACCGCCCCTTGTACTCTTTTATAATTGTAAACGTCGGGCTGTTAACTACCCTTTTAATACCTAACCCTTTGGCAAGGCCCTTTGTAAAGCTCGTTTTCCCTGCACCTAGGTCTCCTTCTAATGTTAGCACATCGCCCGGAGCTAATAAGCCTGCGAGCCTTTCTGCAAGTGTAAGTGTTTCTTCCGGAGAATTGGTTTCAATCGTTAGTTTTTCCATTTAAATCTCACCTTACTATTTTATCGATTAAAATGATTATACCCGCTTTTTTCTAAAGGAATGATATTGTCGGCTACTTTTATGTATGCTTTGGATTCACCATCATAAACTTCACCAATTCGTGAAACAGTGATTCCAGCTTGCCCGAACTTTTGTGTTAATTGAGGCCAATCAGATTTCGCTACAGTACCAATTAACTGAAAGTCCTCGCCACCAAACAGCCCATATGTATCGATCTGCTTTTGGCTATATATATGTAGTTGCGATGCAAATGGGATCTTCTCACGATCAATTACTATTTTAACATGACTAGCTTCAGCAATCTCATTAACTTCACTTGCAATTCCATCACTAATATCATTTAGCGAAAGCCGTAAACCACTCTCAGCTAAAACCCGTCCCGCTTTCACCTGAGGTAACGGCCTTTGATGAGCATCAACTAATTTTTGTTCATTTTCAGTAAATAAGTGTGTATGTCCAAATTGTAATAACAATTCAAGCCCAGCTGCTGATGCACCGACATCCCCTGTGACAAAAGCGATATCACCTGGTTTCGCATTTTCTCGCAATAAGTGTCGACCTTTTTCAACTCGTCCAAGCACAGTAACCGATATGACAAGGCGGTCACTTGTTGAAACCGTATCACCACCGATTACATCCATCTTATATGTTGACGCTAACGCTGTCATCCCCTGATAGATCTCATATACTTCCTCATCCTTCCACGTTGGCGGAATCGCGATTGAAACAACATAATATGTAGGGATCCCCCCCATCGCAGCAACATCACTAACATTTGCTGCTAATGCTTTATATCCAATATTCCATGGTGGCATTGTTTTACGGTTAAAATGTACG
This genomic interval from Desertibacillus haloalkaliphilus contains the following:
- the tsaE gene encoding tRNA (adenosine(37)-N6)-threonylcarbamoyltransferase complex ATPase subunit type 1 TsaE: MEKLTIETNSPEETLTLAERLAGLLAPGDVLTLEGDLGAGKTSFTKGLAKGLGIKRVVNSPTFTIIKEYKGRLPLYHMDVYRLEGSDEDLGFEEYFHGEGVTVVEWASLIEEQLPENRLAIEIHHRGEQQRQLTFIPYGDRYITLCKELQKNESTDN
- the thiL gene encoding thiamine-phosphate kinase, whose product is MEDEFQFIKNITPKQTNQSSLVKGIGDDAALFRGSSDYEEIVCVDTMVEDVHFNRKTMPPWNIGYKALAANVSDVAAMGGIPTYYVVSIAIPPTWKDEEVYEIYQGMTALASTYKMDVIGGDTVSTSDRLVISVTVLGRVEKGRHLLRENAKPGDIAFVTGDVGASAAGLELLLQFGHTHLFTENEQKLVDAHQRPLPQVKAGRVLAESGLRLSLNDISDGIASEVNEIAEASHVKIVIDREKIPFASQLHIYSQKQIDTYGLFGGEDFQLIGTVAKSDWPQLTQKFGQAGITVSRIGEVYDGESKAYIKVADNIIPLEKSGYNHFNR